The Streptomyces sp. NBC_01689 genome includes a window with the following:
- a CDS encoding restriction endonuclease, with protein sequence MARLACPLCGQQVSATRQGLAQHERAGGGRCLPEERSELKPGAFGCAALAVGAVAGVTFSSWPVFWLCLLVAVAVYAVRASTPAARVAVADRRAIEAVQRESETTPDPVVEPVARDVGQEARRLLEELPALGSTTEDAIAACMVRLGHADPQALSVRFTKLARAHVAADERILALVVAEGSTARGVPLLAILTDRALVVKEGGVAYRDEEPRLGPGGYGYLASGPRLFFFKDHNGLEVAVAARALAASSRSSSRSRKAVSAARPPGRLIREARDAELVAVEWMRYLGFEDAVATPVGADGGIDVTSSRAVAQVKMEARPTGRPVVQQLHGVCVHEGKTGVFFSLAGYTSQARTWAETSGTVLFRFDYQGSPEPVNAAAHELLAAADARTRR encoded by the coding sequence ATGGCCAGGCTGGCCTGTCCGCTGTGCGGGCAGCAGGTATCGGCGACGCGGCAGGGTCTGGCCCAGCACGAGCGGGCGGGTGGCGGTCGGTGTCTGCCCGAGGAGCGCAGTGAGCTGAAGCCGGGCGCGTTCGGCTGTGCGGCGCTGGCCGTGGGTGCGGTGGCGGGCGTCACCTTCAGTTCCTGGCCGGTGTTCTGGCTGTGTCTGCTCGTCGCGGTGGCCGTCTACGCCGTCAGGGCCAGCACTCCCGCCGCCCGGGTGGCCGTCGCCGACCGGCGCGCGATCGAGGCCGTCCAGCGGGAGTCCGAAACCACGCCCGACCCCGTGGTGGAGCCTGTCGCGCGGGACGTCGGGCAGGAGGCGCGGAGGCTTCTCGAAGAGCTGCCCGCGCTGGGTTCGACGACCGAGGACGCGATCGCGGCGTGCATGGTGCGGCTCGGCCACGCGGACCCGCAGGCCCTGTCCGTGCGGTTCACCAAGCTGGCCCGTGCTCACGTCGCCGCCGACGAGCGGATCCTCGCGCTGGTCGTCGCGGAGGGCTCCACTGCTCGCGGTGTCCCGCTGCTGGCGATCCTCACCGACCGCGCGCTCGTGGTGAAGGAGGGCGGCGTCGCCTACCGGGACGAGGAGCCGCGCCTCGGACCCGGCGGGTACGGGTACCTCGCCTCCGGCCCGCGTCTGTTCTTCTTCAAGGACCACAACGGTCTGGAGGTGGCTGTGGCCGCCCGTGCGCTCGCCGCCTCCTCGCGTTCCTCCTCCCGCTCCAGGAAGGCGGTGTCGGCGGCGCGGCCGCCGGGGCGTCTGATCCGCGAGGCCCGGGACGCCGAGCTGGTGGCCGTGGAGTGGATGCGCTACCTCGGCTTCGAGGACGCGGTGGCCACCCCGGTCGGCGCGGACGGCGGCATCGACGTGACCAGCTCGCGCGCCGTGGCACAGGTCAAGATGGAGGCCAGGCCCACGGGCAGACCCGTCGTGCAACAGCTTCACGGCGTCTGTGTCCACGAGGGCAAGACCGGTGTCTTCTTCTCCCTCGCCGGCTACACCTCGCAGGCCCGCACCTGGGCGGAGACCAGCGGGACCGTGCTGTTCCGCTTCGACTACCAGGGCTCTCCCGAGCCGGTCAACGCGGCCGCCCACGAACTGCTGGCGGCCGCCGACGCCCGCACCCGACGGTGA
- a CDS encoding transglycosylase family protein, with protein sequence MTGSAIVIPLLAAASANAADGTTWDRVAQCESGGAWSANEGNGYYGGLQLDQDNWEAHGGLEYAPTADQASRSQQIAVAEKVLADKGLAAWPACGPLSGLTKDSGGVSVDTGLAGDSSSAGGDSDPYIPSGLATSPSASPDSSGSSDSSDAAGSSGTSSGSQGSDGSGTATDNESPKSGQEKATSTPSESPSSGVGRHRGGSVVEGTADSRTGNSTGRHAASPEADASDDQYVAQVRGNDAFGFGSGWGDLPQVDTGSVDTGFGLLIPGRSIADTAEMAQQ encoded by the coding sequence GTGACCGGATCGGCGATCGTCATCCCGCTGCTCGCCGCCGCAAGCGCGAACGCGGCCGACGGGACCACCTGGGACCGGGTGGCACAGTGCGAGAGCGGTGGCGCCTGGAGCGCCAACGAAGGCAATGGGTACTACGGCGGCCTCCAGCTCGACCAGGACAACTGGGAGGCGCACGGCGGCCTTGAATACGCTCCGACGGCCGACCAGGCCAGCCGCTCGCAGCAAATAGCCGTCGCCGAGAAGGTGCTCGCCGACAAGGGCCTCGCGGCCTGGCCGGCGTGCGGGCCGCTCTCGGGGCTCACCAAGGACTCCGGCGGGGTCAGTGTCGATACGGGCCTGGCCGGCGACTCGTCGAGCGCCGGCGGCGACTCCGATCCGTACATCCCGTCCGGCCTGGCGACCTCGCCCAGCGCATCTCCTGATTCGTCCGGCTCGAGCGACTCGTCCGACGCAGCCGGGAGTTCCGGCACGTCCAGCGGTTCGCAGGGCTCCGACGGCTCGGGCACAGCGACCGACAACGAGTCACCCAAGTCGGGTCAGGAGAAGGCCACTTCGACGCCCTCCGAATCGCCGAGTTCTGGGGTCGGGCGACACCGCGGTGGGAGCGTGGTGGAGGGTACGGCCGACAGTCGGACCGGCAACTCCACCGGGCGTCATGCCGCGAGCCCCGAGGCTGACGCCTCCGACGACCAGTACGTCGCACAGGTCAGAGGGAACGATGCCTTTGGCTTCGGAAGTGGATGGGGTGACCTGCCCCAGGTGGACACGGGCTCGGTCGACACTGGTTTCGGCCTCCTCATTCCGGGTCGGAGTATCGCAGACACGGCCGAAATGGCCCAACAGTAG